From a region of the Rhodococcus sp. 4CII genome:
- the hypB gene encoding hydrogenase nickel incorporation protein HypB — protein MCATCGCGDETGTRITVPHDHEHPHDHEHPHDHEHPHDHEHLHSHEHPHEHPIETITLEQKVLAKNDLTAERNRGWLAGRGVLALNVMSSPGSGKTTLLERTIADIGGQRPVSVVEGDQETMLDADRIKATGCAVVQVNTGAGCHLDAEMMRDALTALDPEPNSLLFIENVGNLVCPALFDLGEKSRVVVISVTEGTDKPLKYPHMFAAANLVIVNKADLLPYVDFDVDLCTKYARSVNPDLQMITLSATTGQGMQRWYDWIASQ, from the coding sequence ATGTGTGCCACCTGTGGATGCGGAGACGAGACCGGAACCAGAATCACGGTGCCCCACGACCACGAGCACCCGCACGACCACGAGCACCCGCACGACCACGAGCACCCGCACGACCACGAGCACTTGCACTCTCACGAACACCCCCACGAGCACCCGATAGAGACGATCACGCTCGAGCAGAAGGTGCTGGCGAAGAACGACCTCACGGCCGAGCGCAACCGCGGCTGGCTGGCCGGACGCGGGGTGCTCGCGCTGAATGTGATGAGCTCGCCGGGGTCGGGGAAGACGACGCTGCTCGAGCGGACCATCGCCGACATCGGTGGGCAGCGGCCCGTCTCGGTGGTCGAGGGCGATCAGGAGACGATGCTCGACGCCGACCGCATCAAGGCGACGGGTTGTGCTGTGGTGCAAGTGAACACGGGGGCCGGGTGTCATCTCGACGCGGAGATGATGCGCGACGCACTGACCGCCCTCGACCCCGAGCCGAACTCGTTGCTGTTCATCGAGAACGTGGGCAACCTCGTCTGTCCGGCACTGTTCGATCTCGGCGAGAAGAGCAGGGTGGTGGTGATCTCGGTGACCGAGGGGACGGACAAGCCGCTCAAGTATCCGCACATGTTCGCTGCGGCGAACCTGGTGATCGTGAACAAGGCGGACCTGTTGCCGTACGTGGACTTCGACGTCGACCTGTGCACGAAATATGCCCGGTCGGTGAACCCCGACCTGCAGATGATCACGCTGTCGGCGACGACCGGCCAGGGCATGCAGCGGTGGTACGACTGGATTGCGTCGCAGTGA
- a CDS encoding NAD(P)-dependent oxidoreductase — protein MTMQGRNTRPLPGETVPASTVSENGRTLSTPLRVAVVGATGFVGSAVVTALAASGIRCIAVARGPWHPDVPGVTFARADLTDPGGLTAALAGADVVIHAASYTGDDAARCVTVNVDGTENLLTAAARNGVSRVLYISTIGVYGPGPHSGIGENEAGPAPVSAVSASRLTAEQRVLAQGGCVVRPGFVHGPGDRWFVPGLVRILGTLGAWVDEGRSRVSIIAVTDLARLVADLAVLSPAHPGAVFHACHPDPVTVRELGQALADAGLLALPATSLTFDEAVVTGAGHGLTERHLDLIGRDHWYDPTRIWAATGTGVDHGALHRFPT, from the coding sequence ATGACGATGCAAGGACGGAACACTCGCCCGTTGCCCGGAGAGACGGTACCAGCGTCGACCGTGTCGGAGAACGGTCGAACACTGTCGACCCCGTTACGTGTCGCGGTCGTGGGAGCCACGGGGTTCGTCGGATCCGCCGTCGTGACGGCGTTGGCCGCGTCCGGAATCCGCTGCATCGCGGTCGCCCGCGGCCCGTGGCACCCGGACGTTCCGGGCGTGACGTTCGCGCGTGCGGATCTGACCGACCCGGGGGGTCTCACCGCGGCGCTCGCGGGAGCCGATGTGGTGATCCACGCCGCGTCCTACACCGGCGACGACGCGGCGCGATGCGTCACCGTCAACGTCGACGGCACCGAGAACCTTCTCACCGCCGCGGCGCGAAACGGCGTCAGCCGGGTTCTCTACATCAGCACGATCGGCGTCTACGGTCCCGGACCGCACAGCGGAATCGGCGAGAACGAGGCCGGCCCCGCGCCCGTCTCCGCGGTGAGCGCGTCCAGGCTGACCGCCGAACAGCGGGTCCTCGCCCAGGGCGGCTGCGTCGTCCGTCCCGGGTTCGTCCACGGTCCCGGCGACCGCTGGTTCGTCCCCGGACTGGTCCGGATCCTCGGGACGCTCGGTGCCTGGGTCGACGAGGGACGGTCCCGGGTGTCGATCATCGCGGTGACCGACCTCGCCCGACTCGTCGCGGACCTCGCCGTGCTGTCGCCCGCGCACCCCGGCGCCGTGTTCCACGCCTGCCACCCGGACCCGGTGACCGTCCGCGAACTCGGGCAGGCACTCGCGGACGCGGGCCTGCTGGCGCTACCGGCGACCAGCCTCACCTTCGACGAAGCAGTCGTGACCGGCGCCGGGCACGGCCTGACCGAACGACACCTCGACCTGATCGGCCGCGATCACTGGTACGACCCGACCCGCATCTGGGCCGCCACCGGCACGGGCGTCGACCACGGCGCCCTGCACCGGTTCCCGACCTGA
- a CDS encoding hydrogenase maturation nickel metallochaperone HypA yields the protein MHELAITQSVVDAVCETAAGRTVRSVRVQVGALTAVVADSMQFCFELVTEGTVAHGARLDIDHTPGGAHCRECGDDFVLTDLVLLCPCGSADVEVTSGRELRILSMEVS from the coding sequence ATGCACGAGTTGGCAATCACCCAGAGCGTCGTCGACGCCGTCTGCGAAACCGCCGCGGGACGGACGGTCCGCAGCGTGCGCGTGCAGGTGGGCGCGTTGACGGCGGTGGTCGCTGATTCGATGCAGTTCTGTTTCGAACTGGTCACCGAAGGGACCGTCGCGCACGGCGCCCGCCTCGACATCGACCACACCCCGGGCGGTGCACACTGCCGGGAATGCGGTGACGACTTCGTGCTCACGGACCTGGTGTTGTTGTGCCCGTGCGGAAGTGCGGACGTGGAGGTCACGTCGGGCCGGGAATTGCGAATCCTCTCGATGGAAGTGAGCTGA
- a CDS encoding acetyl-CoA C-acetyltransferase: protein MTEAYIVDAVRTPIGKKNGGLSGVHPADLGAHVIKALVERTGIDPAGVDDVVFGCVDAIGGQAGNIARTAWLAAGYPEEVPGVTVDRQCGSSQQAVHFGAQAILSGTADLIVAGGVQNMSQIPIASAMVVGQQYGFDTPFGGSTGWTERYGDQEVSQFNGAELIADKWDISREELERWALQSHERARTAMAEGRFDREIVPFGDVTTDEGPRETSLEKMAALKTLTDGGRLTAAVASQISDGASAVLLASPDAVERYGLTPRARIHHLSARGADPIFMLSAPIPATRYALDKSGLSIDDIDLIEINEAFAPVVLAWIKEIGADPAKVNVNGGAIALGHPLGATGTKLLATLLNELERTGGRYGLLTICEGGGTANATVIERL, encoded by the coding sequence ATGACCGAGGCCTACATCGTCGACGCCGTTCGCACGCCGATCGGCAAGAAGAACGGTGGCCTGTCCGGCGTCCACCCCGCTGATCTGGGTGCGCACGTCATCAAGGCCCTCGTCGAGCGCACGGGCATCGACCCGGCGGGTGTCGACGACGTCGTCTTCGGTTGCGTCGACGCGATCGGCGGGCAGGCCGGCAACATCGCCCGCACCGCGTGGCTCGCCGCCGGCTACCCGGAAGAGGTTCCCGGTGTCACCGTCGACCGGCAGTGCGGGTCCAGCCAGCAGGCCGTGCACTTCGGGGCGCAGGCGATCCTGAGCGGCACCGCCGACCTGATCGTCGCAGGCGGCGTACAAAACATGAGTCAGATCCCGATCGCGTCGGCGATGGTCGTCGGACAGCAGTACGGATTCGACACCCCGTTCGGCGGGTCGACGGGCTGGACGGAACGCTACGGCGACCAGGAGGTGTCGCAGTTCAACGGCGCCGAACTGATCGCGGACAAGTGGGACATCAGCCGCGAGGAACTCGAACGCTGGGCGTTGCAGAGCCACGAGCGGGCCCGGACGGCCATGGCCGAGGGGCGCTTCGACCGCGAAATCGTTCCGTTCGGTGACGTGACGACGGACGAGGGTCCCCGCGAGACCAGCCTCGAGAAGATGGCGGCGCTGAAGACCCTCACCGACGGTGGACGTCTGACGGCGGCGGTGGCGAGTCAGATCTCCGACGGTGCGAGCGCGGTCCTGCTGGCCTCGCCGGACGCGGTCGAGCGGTACGGCCTGACGCCCCGCGCCCGCATCCACCACCTCAGCGCCCGCGGCGCCGACCCGATCTTCATGCTCAGCGCCCCGATCCCGGCCACCCGCTACGCGCTCGACAAGTCGGGTCTGAGCATCGACGACATCGACCTGATCGAGATCAACGAGGCCTTCGCGCCCGTCGTCCTCGCGTGGATCAAGGAGATCGGCGCCGACCCGGCGAAGGTCAACGTCAACGGCGGCGCGATCGCCCTCGGCCATCCACTCGGCGCCACCGGCACCAAGTTGCTGGCCACACTCCTCAACGAACTCGAACGCACCGGCGGTCGCTACGGTCTGCTGACCATCTGCGAGGGCGGCGGCACCGCCAATGCCACCGTCATCGAACGGCTGTGA
- a CDS encoding DUF5947 family protein, with the protein MSPSGNGLRILQRIASERPKPVVGERCDMCAEPIADAHQHVVNVQDRQLMCVCRGCYLLFTDENAELRFRAVPERYLSFPNFELAPGRWDELEIPVGLAFVFRNSLLAKTVAFYPGPAGATESELPLDAWDGVLAANPALGQLAADTEALLLRVPEHGDGDPECYLVPIDACYQLVGELRQVWRGFDGGQDARRVIDTFFETVRARSRVAKEPT; encoded by the coding sequence ATGAGCCCGTCGGGTAACGGGCTGCGGATTCTGCAGCGCATCGCGTCGGAGCGGCCGAAGCCGGTGGTCGGGGAGCGGTGCGACATGTGCGCCGAACCGATCGCCGACGCGCATCAGCACGTGGTCAATGTGCAGGACCGGCAGCTCATGTGCGTGTGCCGTGGGTGCTATCTGCTGTTCACCGACGAGAACGCCGAACTGCGCTTCCGGGCCGTCCCGGAACGCTACCTGTCGTTTCCGAACTTCGAACTCGCACCGGGACGCTGGGACGAATTGGAGATCCCCGTCGGGCTCGCGTTCGTGTTCCGGAACTCGCTGCTGGCCAAGACCGTCGCGTTCTATCCGGGACCGGCGGGGGCCACCGAATCGGAGCTTCCACTCGATGCCTGGGATGGTGTGCTCGCCGCCAACCCGGCGCTCGGCCAACTCGCCGCCGATACCGAAGCGCTGTTGCTGAGGGTCCCCGAGCACGGCGACGGCGACCCCGAGTGCTATCTCGTCCCCATCGATGCCTGTTATCAGCTGGTGGGTGAATTGCGGCAGGTGTGGCGGGGATTCGACGGCGGCCAGGACGCTCGCCGGGTCATCGACACGTTCTTCGAGACGGTGCGTGCGCGTAGTCGCGTCGCGAAGGAGCCGACGTGA
- a CDS encoding DUF6084 family protein → MTELSFHVEDVFPEPFAVAPNLTARVAVTESTGAVVHAMAVRCQVRIDPQRRRYTDAEVEGLLDLFGPRERWTSTLKPFQWMQTSTVAQGFTGSSVVELPLPCTYDFEVTASKYLHALDGAGSTVPLVFLFSGTVFTRGVAGFGVERIPWDRESTFDLPVAVWRELVQAHYPNTGWVRLDHDTLAALARYKAAHGLIGLDVAIADLLQGAGEVIA, encoded by the coding sequence GTGACCGAGTTGTCGTTCCACGTCGAGGACGTGTTTCCGGAGCCGTTCGCGGTTGCGCCGAATCTCACTGCGCGCGTGGCGGTGACAGAGTCGACGGGTGCCGTCGTGCATGCGATGGCCGTCCGGTGCCAGGTGCGCATCGACCCGCAGCGCCGCCGGTACACGGACGCCGAGGTGGAGGGCCTCCTCGATCTGTTCGGGCCCCGTGAGCGGTGGACGTCGACCCTGAAACCCTTCCAGTGGATGCAGACCAGCACCGTGGCCCAGGGGTTCACCGGGTCGAGCGTGGTGGAGTTGCCGCTGCCGTGTACGTACGACTTCGAGGTGACCGCCTCGAAGTATCTGCACGCCCTGGACGGCGCCGGGTCGACGGTGCCGCTGGTGTTTCTGTTCAGCGGAACGGTGTTCACCCGGGGGGTCGCGGGTTTCGGGGTGGAGCGAATTCCCTGGGACCGGGAATCGACGTTCGACCTGCCGGTCGCCGTGTGGCGCGAACTCGTGCAGGCGCACTACCCGAACACGGGGTGGGTGCGTCTCGACCACGACACGCTCGCCGCGCTGGCGCGGTACAAGGCGGCGCACGGGCTGATCGGCCTCGATGTCGCCATCGCAGACCTGCTGCAGGGAGCCGGGGAGGTGATCGCGTGA
- a CDS encoding DUF6893 family small protein, protein MKILGEATTAALALVAVAGVAVAIIALPDIKRYLRMRQM, encoded by the coding sequence ATGAAGATTCTCGGAGAGGCCACCACCGCTGCGCTGGCGTTGGTCGCGGTGGCCGGAGTGGCGGTCGCCATCATCGCGCTCCCCGACATCAAGCGGTATCTGCGTATGCGGCAGATGTGA
- a CDS encoding hydrogenase expression protein HypE, whose protein sequence is MPTQEAINAEDTLIHVLWINAGLSCDGDSVALTAATQPSVEEIALGALPGLPKVAVHWPLIDFENGPEGGADDFLEWFWKADRGELEPFVLVVEGSIPNEQLHDEGYWCGFGNNPETGQPVTTSEWLDRLAPKATAVVAVGTCATYGGIHAMAGNPTGAMGVPDYLGWDWKSKAGIPIVCVPGCPIQPDNLSETLTYLLYMATDQAPMIPLDDALRPQWLFGATVHEGCDRAGYYEQGDFATEYGSPKCIVKLGCWGPVVKCNVPKRGWINGVGGCPNVGGICIGCTMPGFPDKFMPFMDEPPGGRLSTAASGLYGSAIRSLRKITKRTLDQEPHWRSRGTKLTTGATRTW, encoded by the coding sequence ATGCCGACACAGGAAGCAATCAACGCCGAGGACACCCTGATTCACGTGCTGTGGATCAATGCGGGACTCAGTTGCGACGGCGATTCGGTGGCCTTGACAGCGGCGACGCAGCCCAGTGTCGAGGAGATTGCCCTGGGGGCCCTGCCGGGCCTGCCCAAAGTGGCCGTGCACTGGCCGCTTATCGACTTCGAAAATGGCCCAGAGGGCGGCGCCGACGACTTCCTGGAATGGTTCTGGAAGGCGGACCGCGGTGAGCTCGAACCCTTCGTCCTGGTGGTGGAGGGCTCGATCCCCAACGAGCAACTTCACGACGAGGGCTACTGGTGCGGTTTCGGCAACAATCCCGAGACGGGCCAACCGGTGACGACGAGCGAATGGCTCGATCGTCTCGCTCCGAAGGCGACGGCGGTCGTCGCGGTGGGGACGTGCGCGACGTACGGCGGTATCCATGCGATGGCGGGTAATCCGACCGGTGCGATGGGTGTTCCCGATTATCTCGGCTGGGACTGGAAGTCGAAGGCCGGCATCCCGATCGTCTGCGTTCCCGGGTGCCCGATCCAGCCGGACAATCTGTCGGAGACGCTGACGTATCTCCTGTACATGGCCACCGATCAGGCGCCGATGATTCCGCTCGACGATGCGTTGCGTCCGCAGTGGCTGTTCGGGGCCACGGTGCACGAGGGCTGCGACCGCGCCGGTTACTACGAGCAGGGTGATTTCGCCACCGAGTACGGGTCGCCCAAGTGCATCGTGAAGCTGGGGTGCTGGGGTCCCGTCGTGAAGTGCAACGTCCCGAAGCGGGGCTGGATCAACGGTGTCGGTGGGTGCCCGAATGTGGGTGGTATCTGCATCGGATGCACGATGCCGGGCTTCCCGGACAAGTTCATGCCGTTCATGGACGAGCCGCCCGGCGGCAGGTTGTCGACCGCCGCATCCGGGTTGTACGGATCCGCGATCCGGAGTCTGCGCAAGATCACCAAGCGCACCTTGGACCAGGAACCGCACTGGCGCAGTCGCGGTACGAAACTGACCACGGGCGCCACACGCACCTGGTAG
- a CDS encoding TetR/AcrR family transcriptional regulator, whose amino-acid sequence MTPPQGADDSASKSGRRAELLDIAATLFAERGLRATTVRDIADAAGILSGSLYHHFDSKESMVDEILRGFLDDLFGKYREIVASGLDSRAALEALVTTSYEAIDASHSAVAIYQDEVKHLVANERFEYLSELNTEFRGLWMGVLEAGVKDGSFRADIDVELAFRFLRDTAWVAVRWYRPGGSVTVDTVAKQYLSIVLDGLASPHN is encoded by the coding sequence ATGACTCCACCCCAGGGCGCCGACGATTCGGCCAGCAAATCCGGACGCAGGGCCGAACTCCTCGACATCGCGGCCACCCTGTTCGCCGAACGCGGCCTGCGGGCCACCACCGTGCGGGACATCGCCGACGCCGCGGGCATCCTGTCGGGCAGCCTGTACCACCACTTCGATTCCAAGGAATCGATGGTCGACGAGATCCTACGGGGCTTCCTCGACGACCTGTTCGGCAAGTACCGCGAGATCGTCGCGTCCGGACTCGACAGCCGCGCGGCGCTCGAAGCGCTGGTCACCACGTCGTACGAGGCGATCGACGCGTCGCATTCGGCAGTCGCGATCTATCAGGACGAGGTGAAGCATCTCGTCGCCAACGAGCGTTTCGAATATTTGTCCGAATTGAACACGGAGTTCCGCGGGCTGTGGATGGGTGTGCTCGAGGCGGGTGTGAAGGACGGCAGCTTCCGGGCCGACATCGACGTCGAGCTCGCCTTCCGGTTCCTCCGCGACACCGCCTGGGTGGCCGTCCGCTGGTACCGGCCCGGCGGCTCGGTCACGGTCGACACCGTCGCCAAGCAATACCTCTCGATCGTCCTGGACGGACTTGCGAGTCCCCACAATTGA
- a CDS encoding HypC/HybG/HupF family hydrogenase formation chaperone: MCLGIPGRVVRMLEGYGNQLALVDVVGEQRKVNVGMLPEDVRLEPGDWIVIHMGFAMEKVDEAGAEKAMAGLEMMGRSRAADDS, from the coding sequence GTGTGTCTCGGTATTCCCGGTCGGGTGGTGCGCATGCTGGAGGGCTACGGAAACCAGCTCGCGCTCGTCGACGTCGTCGGCGAACAACGCAAGGTGAACGTCGGGATGCTCCCCGAAGACGTCCGACTGGAGCCGGGCGACTGGATCGTCATCCACATGGGTTTCGCCATGGAGAAGGTGGACGAGGCGGGCGCGGAGAAGGCGATGGCGGGGCTGGAGATGATGGGGCGCTCGCGGGCGGCCGACGACAGCTAG
- a CDS encoding nickel-dependent hydrogenase large subunit, with protein sequence MTTIIPEPSHKSESDGLVEMAWDPITRIVGSLGIYTKIDFKQKEVVECHSTSSIFRGYSIFMKGKDPRDAHFITSRICGICGDNHATCSCYTQNMAYGVKPPHIGEWIVNLGEAAEYMFDHNIFQENLVGVDFCEKMVSETNPGVLAQAEKAQAPHAGEHGYKTIADIMRSLNPFTGEFYREALQVSRWTREMFCLMEGRHVHPSTLYPGGVGTVATIQLMTDYTTRLMRYVEFMKKVVPMHDDLFDFFYEAMPGYEKVGLRRTLLGCWGSFQDPAVCNFSYKDMEKWGRAMFVTPGVIVDGKLVTTSLVDINLGIRILLGSSYYDDWTDQEMFVKNDPLGNPVDRRHPWNQHTNPHPQKRDMEDKYSWVMSPRWFDGTDHLALDTGGGPLARLWSTALAGLVDIGYVQSTGHSVKINLPKTALKGPVELEWKIPQYGSNTIERDRARTYFQAYAAACALHFAEKAIAEIRAGHTKTWEKFEVPDEGIGCGFTEAVRGVLSHHMVIRDGKIANYHPYPPTPWNANPRDSFGTPGPYEDAVQGQPIFEENDREHFKGIDIMRTVRSFDPCLPCGVHMYLGEGKTLEKLHSPTQSVTGE encoded by the coding sequence ATGACAACGATCATTCCGGAACCCTCGCACAAGTCCGAATCCGACGGCCTGGTCGAAATGGCGTGGGATCCGATCACGCGCATCGTGGGCAGCCTGGGCATCTACACGAAGATCGACTTCAAGCAGAAGGAAGTGGTGGAGTGCCACAGCACCTCGTCGATCTTCCGCGGCTATTCGATCTTCATGAAGGGTAAGGATCCCCGCGACGCCCACTTCATCACGAGCCGCATCTGCGGCATCTGTGGTGACAACCACGCGACGTGTTCGTGTTACACCCAGAACATGGCGTACGGTGTGAAGCCCCCGCATATCGGCGAGTGGATCGTCAACCTCGGTGAGGCCGCGGAATACATGTTCGACCACAACATCTTCCAGGAGAATCTGGTCGGCGTGGACTTCTGCGAGAAGATGGTCTCCGAGACCAATCCGGGGGTACTCGCGCAGGCCGAGAAGGCCCAGGCGCCGCATGCCGGCGAGCACGGCTACAAGACCATCGCCGACATCATGCGCTCGCTCAACCCGTTCACGGGTGAGTTCTATCGGGAGGCCCTGCAGGTCAGCCGGTGGACACGAGAGATGTTCTGTCTCATGGAAGGTCGGCACGTGCACCCGTCCACCCTGTATCCGGGTGGTGTCGGCACGGTGGCGACGATCCAGCTGATGACCGACTACACGACGCGGCTGATGCGGTACGTGGAGTTCATGAAGAAGGTCGTGCCCATGCACGACGACCTGTTCGACTTCTTCTACGAGGCGATGCCGGGGTACGAGAAGGTCGGCTTGCGCCGCACCCTCCTCGGCTGCTGGGGGTCGTTCCAGGATCCGGCGGTGTGCAACTTCTCTTACAAGGACATGGAGAAGTGGGGGCGGGCCATGTTCGTGACACCGGGCGTCATCGTGGACGGCAAACTGGTGACCACGTCGCTCGTCGACATCAATCTCGGTATCCGAATCCTGTTGGGCAGTTCGTATTACGACGACTGGACCGATCAGGAAATGTTCGTGAAGAACGATCCGCTGGGAAACCCGGTGGACCGCAGGCACCCGTGGAATCAGCACACCAACCCGCACCCGCAGAAACGCGACATGGAAGACAAGTACAGCTGGGTGATGTCGCCGCGGTGGTTCGACGGCACCGACCATCTCGCGCTGGACACCGGTGGCGGACCGCTGGCCCGGCTCTGGAGCACGGCCCTCGCGGGGCTCGTCGACATCGGGTACGTGCAGTCGACGGGGCACAGCGTGAAGATCAACCTGCCGAAGACCGCGCTGAAGGGCCCGGTCGAACTGGAATGGAAGATTCCGCAGTACGGCAGCAACACGATCGAGCGGGACCGGGCGCGAACCTACTTCCAGGCTTACGCGGCGGCGTGCGCGCTGCACTTCGCGGAGAAGGCGATCGCCGAGATCCGGGCCGGGCACACGAAGACGTGGGAGAAGTTCGAGGTCCCCGACGAGGGCATCGGCTGCGGCTTCACGGAGGCGGTGCGCGGAGTCCTGTCGCACCACATGGTGATTCGCGACGGCAAGATCGCGAACTACCACCCCTATCCGCCGACCCCGTGGAACGCGAACCCCCGCGACAGCTTCGGGACACCGGGACCGTACGAGGATGCGGTGCAGGGTCAGCCGATCTTCGAGGAGAACGACCGCGAGCACTTCAAGGGCATCGACATCATGCGGACCGTCCGCAGTTTCGATCCGTGCCTGCCGTGCGGCGTGCACATGTACCTGGGTGAGGGAAAGACGCTGGAGAAGTTGCATTCGCCCACCCAGTCCGTGACCGGCGAGTGA
- a CDS encoding hydrogenase maturation protease: MTVDRRLLVAGVGNIFFGDDGFGPEVLRGVATRSLPPGVRAVDFGIRGTHLAYELLDGWGALLLVDAVPDRGEPGALRVFEVGPEAGPVAPLDAHSMDPAAVFASLRALGGTPPRTVVLGCQVATTDEGIGLSPRVEAAVGPAVDAVFEIVDQLLTSDSTATVLPDGTEG, encoded by the coding sequence GTGACGGTGGACAGGCGGCTGCTGGTTGCCGGTGTGGGCAACATCTTCTTCGGAGACGACGGTTTCGGACCCGAAGTGCTGCGAGGTGTCGCGACGAGGTCGCTGCCGCCGGGTGTCCGTGCCGTCGATTTCGGCATCCGTGGAACGCATCTGGCGTACGAGCTGCTCGACGGGTGGGGTGCGCTCCTCCTGGTGGACGCCGTTCCGGATCGGGGTGAGCCCGGTGCGCTGCGTGTGTTCGAGGTCGGGCCCGAGGCGGGTCCGGTGGCGCCGCTCGACGCCCACAGCATGGATCCGGCAGCGGTCTTCGCGAGTCTGCGCGCCCTCGGCGGAACCCCGCCCCGGACCGTGGTGCTCGGCTGTCAGGTGGCGACCACCGACGAGGGGATCGGGCTGTCGCCGCGGGTCGAGGCCGCCGTCGGGCCGGCCGTCGACGCGGTGTTCGAGATCGTGGATCAACTGCTGACGTCCGACTCCACTGCCACGGTGCTACCGGACGGGACGGAGGGCTGA
- a CDS encoding NifU family protein: MESAGSETWGSDAVEEAPDRWRTAGERIDSLLDASSTGGSVARERAEQLVREVVELYGAGLERILEIIGDRDDELVDRLAGDELVASLLLVNGLHPHDVESRVATALDSVRPYLGSHGGDVELLGVVDGVVRLRLTGSCQSCPSSAVTLELAVKDAVLAAAPETVDIEVVGATPAAGSGLIAAESLFSHVHSNGSDGPGGTGTWVSAPELEELAPGEVAGFSVAGLPILVCRIGEQLFAYRDRCAACTRSLAGATLQRRAGGQVGDAVLRCPSCRAHFDPRRAGLRLDGDADAETLAPLPVLVRDGVVSVAVPAAEVA; encoded by the coding sequence ATGGAGAGTGCTGGATCGGAGACGTGGGGGAGTGACGCAGTAGAGGAAGCCCCCGATCGGTGGCGGACAGCCGGCGAACGCATCGACAGCCTGTTGGACGCGAGTTCGACAGGCGGTTCGGTGGCGCGTGAGCGTGCGGAACAACTGGTCCGTGAAGTCGTCGAACTGTACGGCGCCGGGTTGGAGCGGATCCTCGAGATCATCGGCGACCGCGACGACGAACTCGTCGACAGGCTGGCAGGCGACGAACTCGTGGCCAGCCTGCTGCTGGTCAACGGGCTTCATCCGCACGACGTCGAGTCGAGGGTGGCGACCGCGCTCGACAGTGTCCGCCCGTACCTGGGCTCGCACGGCGGTGACGTCGAACTGCTCGGTGTGGTGGACGGGGTGGTGCGGCTGCGGTTGACCGGGAGCTGTCAGAGCTGCCCGTCGTCGGCGGTGACGTTGGAACTCGCGGTCAAGGACGCGGTCCTCGCCGCCGCACCGGAAACCGTCGACATCGAGGTGGTGGGTGCGACACCCGCGGCCGGATCCGGACTGATCGCCGCGGAATCGCTCTTCTCCCATGTGCATTCGAATGGGTCGGACGGACCCGGTGGCACCGGGACGTGGGTGTCGGCTCCCGAACTCGAGGAGCTCGCGCCGGGCGAGGTCGCCGGGTTCTCCGTGGCCGGGTTGCCGATCCTGGTGTGCCGAATCGGGGAGCAGCTGTTCGCGTACCGGGACCGGTGCGCCGCCTGCACGCGTTCGCTGGCCGGGGCCACCCTGCAGCGGAGGGCGGGCGGGCAGGTCGGTGACGCGGTGCTGCGCTGCCCGTCGTGCCGGGCGCACTTCGACCCCCGCCGTGCGGGTCTCCGGCTCGACGGCGACGCCGACGCCGAGACGCTGGCGCCGCTTCCGGTCCTCGTCCGCGACGGCGTCGTCTCCGTCGCGGTGCCCGCCGCGGAGGTGGCGTGA